A single window of Phyllostomus discolor isolate MPI-MPIP mPhyDis1 chromosome 13, mPhyDis1.pri.v3, whole genome shotgun sequence DNA harbors:
- the ZFAND2A gene encoding AN1-type zinc finger protein 2A, which translates to MEFPDLGKHCSEKMCNRLDFLPLKCDACEQEFCKDHFARAAHKCPSAFKKDVQVPVCPLCDRPVPVKKGEVPDAVVGEHMDRDCQLHARTGEKVFTYRCSRGGCKKKEMLPVACDQCGGNFCLQHRHPLDHRCARGRGPVSVPG; encoded by the exons ATGGAGTTCCCGGACCTGGGGAAGCATTGCTCAGAGAAAATGTGCAATCGGCTGG actTCCTTCCACTAAAATGTGACGCGTGTGAGCAAGAGTTCTGTAAGGATCACTTTGCTCGTGCTGCACACAAGTGCCCCTCTGCATTCAAGAAG GACGTGCAGGTCCCGGTGTGCCCGCTGTGTGACCGCCCGGTCCCAGTGAAGAAGGGGGAGGTACCAGATGCCGTGGTCGGTGAGCACATGGACAGAGACTGCCAGCTCCACGCTAGGACAGGAGAGAAG GTCTTCACGTACCGGTGCTCAAGGGGCGGGTGCAAGAAGAAGGAGATGCTGCCGGTGGCTTGTGACCAGTGCGGCGGCAACTTCTGTCTCCAGCACAGACACCCCCTGGATCACCGCTGCGCACGTGGGCGCGGCCCCGTCAGCGTCCCCGGGTGA